A segment of the Lathamus discolor isolate bLatDis1 chromosome 9, bLatDis1.hap1, whole genome shotgun sequence genome:
GATGCTCTGCAGTGCAGGATGCGATCAATCCAGCCACGCAGGGAGAGAAACCCAGCTCCATGCCCTGCAGGAGGCAGGTAGGGAATGGGCACCAGGACAGGACTTGCACCCAGAGCAAGTTGGGGAGCACCAGGAAGAGCGGATTTCCAACCTGAATCCTAAGGGATTCAAGTTCTGGGGGTGGCATCCCCTTGGCCCTGCCCCACTGATGCTGCCCAAGCCTCTGGCCCCACAGCATCGCACAGCACTCAGGTTGTGTTGGCTCTTCCCTAAGACCTCCCAAAACCATAAGGAAAAGCTctataaaagagaaatacagctcCAGACGCCTCCCGGAAAGCAAAGGGATGCCATTTGCCAGCTTGCTCTATGggctaccaccaccaccacacacaaGTGGCCTCAGCAGATAGCTCAGCGCAGACCCGTTCAATAGTCTTTATATATCTCCCTCCCTAAGCGCCTGCCAAAACACACCGTGGGCTAATGCAAGGGCAGAGACATGTGCTATAAATTACAGGCTACGGCCGCGCAAGGGAGTTCTGCGAGGAATAAATTAAAGCGTTCGATCACAAAAtcagcagcagaaggagggaGAAATTAAATAgtaagagaaaagcagaggggAGATGCTTTAATCTTGGGTTTGAAATGAGCTGGGGCGCTCCAGAAGGCTCCTCCAGATGGTGGGGACCACGCAGGAGAAGGCTGTTGAAGCATGATGaacagggagaggagagcagggggGTGGTGGCTGAAAGCAGGTAGGGGAGATGGGGCTCATGATGGGACCAGCGGGGTGCTGCGTGTGCATCGGGTGAGCACCATAAGGAGATGAAGCGAAGATGCTGTCGGGGATGGGAGAGGTGCCTCTGGGTAAGCCGAGGGGAGCACAGGGTGTCTCATCATGCAGGGCTGAAATGTGGCTCTTCTTCCAGGGAGAAGAAATCACGACCACGTACTTGGAGCAGTCCGTGGTCTGGGTGCCCGGGGAAAAGCCCATCCAGAACAAGGAGTTCCTTAAGAGCTCCAAGATCTTTGACATCTGCAGGAACGTGACCATCTACTGGATCCACCCCACACCCATAGCAGGTACAAGGAAACATCCCCCATCCAAAGCACCACTCACTACCCCACTTCTGAGCTGGTTTCAAACACCCGCCCTCCGTTCTGCAGCCATCGAGGAGCATCTCATCCCACATGGGTACCACTCAGCTCATAGCCACTGATGCTCCCGGGAGCAAGTGAGGAGCAGAGATCCCCACTGCACAGAGAGGCTGCTGGCCCCTTTCTCCTCAGTCGCCACCATCAGACCCCATCTGCAGTTGGGTTTCAGCAAAGGAAATCAATGTCACTGTGGTGCTGGGCCTAATCTGCCCCAAATCCTGTCACTTTGCTGGGGCTCTATAAGTTccccccacagcagcaccatgaGGAGGTGCTTCCCCACAGCATGACGATAATGCAAACATCAGCCATGGGTACCCACCACCCATGAGCACAGGGAGAGGATAGGACATGCCTTCTCTACCCTTTCCTCTCACCATGTTACCTCCCACAGCCCTTCCAGGCTTGGTAAGAGGCAGGAGGCAATGGAATGCAGCTAGTTTGCTGGTGGGCTTTCCTTGCACCTCAGCACCAGATTTTGGCACGTTAATACCTGCTGCTGCGTTTGTCTCTCTGCTCCATGCTTGTTGACAGCAACCTTTGggctcttcctgcagctcctgagcTGGCAAACCTCGAAGGGGCAGAAGAAGAAGACCCTGAGCTGCTCGTGGACAACCAGAGCTGGCTGGACAGGGGGAGCGAACATGAGGTGGAGAAGGATGCGCAGCCAGGGCCCAAGCGCCGCGCACGGCAGCTCACCGAGGAGGACCTGCCCATCAATGACTACGTGAGTGCAGGGAATCACACCCTGGGGCGTCCTGGTCATGGTCCCAGGGTGTCATGGGGTGTCCTGGGGTGCCCCGGCTCTACTCCTTGGGATGTCCCTCCCATGCCCCTGGGATGCCCTTCCCATGCTCCTTGGGATGTCCTGCCCATGCTCTGGGATGACCTCCCCATGCTCCTGGGATGTCCTGCCCATGCTCTGGGATGTCCTCCCCATCGTCCTTGGGATGCCCTGCCCATGCTCCTGGGATGCCCTCCTCATGCCCCTTGGGATGTCCTCCCCATCATCCTTGGGATGTCCTGCCCATGCTCTGGGATGTCCTCCCCATGCTCCTTGGGATGCCCTGCCCATGCTCCGGGATGCCTCGGTCACACATCCGCCTCTCTGTGCTGACACTGCTCTCCCCGGCAGTCGGAGAACGGGCTGGAGTTCCACCCGCTGTGGGACGAGCGCGGGTACTGCTGCGCCCAGTGCCGCCGCGCCAACCGCTACTGCCGGCGGGTCTGCGAGCCCCTGCTGGGCTACTACCCCTACCCCTACTGCTACCAGGGCGGCAGGGTCATCTGCCGCATCATCATGCCCTGCAACTGGTGGATCGCTCGGATGCTGGGCAGGGTGTAGGCTCCGGTGCTGCCCATGCCCACCCATCCGAATGCATCCCGACATACCCGACACGCAGGTCATTACCAGATTGGGTGCTGCCAGCCACAGCACCCTCACCATGCACACACCGCCTGCCCGCTGGCATCCTGCACTGCCCCATGGGGCTGGATGGTCCGTGTGTTCACACATCTCCGCTGCAGGGATGTGTGGTCCCCCTCCCAAGTGCTGCGGGGTCCGTGCTGAAGCGCATCGTGGCCACGCTGAGAGGCAAGAGGCAAACAATAAACGTCTTGTATGAGAGATTGCAAAGAAAATGGGAAGTCGTTTAGTCTCAGCCTGGGATGCTTAATGGGTCTGGGAGTGATCTAATTGCTCAGCTGCCTCGTCACGAGCATCCATAACTCAAGGAGCAGGACTGCCAGCGCTCACCTCATTGGGAACGTGCCGAGGTCCCTAATTTGCTCCTTGATGGCACTGGGAGTTGTTCAGCTCATCTCAACCTGCTGTTCCAGCGTGCTCTGATGTGCTCAGTGACAGCTCCAGTCCCATTAGGAGTGATGTGGGCAACGGGGaggcaggagcatccctggggagcCGGGTAGCCAAAGCCAGAGGGAGCAATGGTCAGGCCCTGCTCGGTGCCACTGTGCTGGGTGCCAGCCATGGTGTCCCTGGTGCTGTCAGgccctccctgcatccctgcggCTCCCATGGGGCTGTAAGCACGTTTTAAGGGcagctccctccatccctgctcacagctgtgctgagcagagcagcagagctccaCATATGGCATCCCAAGGGACACCAACAGCCCTGGCGATACCACGTGTTTCTGATGAGTCGCTCAAGACATCTATCCCCATGAGAGGGGAGGTCTGAAGGCATCAGGGACATGTGAAAGCCACCcaaacacagctgctgcaggaaaccAGCCCGTGCTCGTGTCCTGGCTCAGTGGGTCCAGCCACATCACCAGGGTACATCAACGCCTTTGCCAGGACAGCATGGCATCCCCCCGGCACACGCCTCTACCTCTGGGATACACTGACGTCTCTGCAAATTAAAGTGAGGCATCTACATAAGCACTATTTAACTGGGTGAGATCCGCACCCTCTGATGGGTGTCTGTCTCTGGCTACGGGGACCAGCAGTGCTGGTTTTGGAACCTCTGGGCTCCCCAAGCCACCCTCTGACAACATCACCCCATACCTGTGCCCTGGGAAGGAAGCCGCCAGCGGAGGCAGGCACAATTCCCTCTGACACGGATGGGTTCATCCAGACCTGGCCCTGCTTCTCACGTGCTCTGTCTCCCTCCATGCACCAACCGCTGTGGGCCGATCCCTCTGATCTGGTTTGCGTGCTCTGACGCACGCTGCCCGACCTGGCTGGCTTTCGGTGCCGTCAGCGCTCTGATTGCCTCACCCGGGTTCGATGCAACACACCAGGGTTTCGGGTGTTCCCTTCGGGTTCCTCCGCCAGCAGCggggctgccctgtgctggtCATTGCAGCACCATGGGGCAGCTCAGCCAGGCATGCGCTGACAGAGCCACCGCTCCTACCCATGGCTTAACCACTCCTTTTCCACCTTCCTCTGTGCTCCCATCAGTTCCATCCTCCAGACCCAAGAAGCCCCCAAGGAGGGGAGTTTCACTGCACCACATGGCACCAGCAAGGCAAAGCTGGCTGACAAACAGCCTGAAGATGAGCAGCATCAAATGAACACAGATGCTTCAGTGCATGTTTCTTACCCAGAGGAGAGGCTGGGCTCacaggcagctccagcagctctgccctgccccTCGCTCCGAGTGATCCACACATTTACATGGGGTTGGGATGCTCCAGGccttctgctccagcactgtTACACAAGCACTGTTATGAAGAAATTCAGTCACAGGAGTTACTGGTAAGCTGAAGTGCACCAGTCAGCACTGGCGATGCGAGCTGCGATGACCCAGAGCTTTCCGGTTGGCCTGGGGCAACCACATCACCTCCCAGTGGGGTTTGCTGCTCTCCACAGTGCCaggagatggaaagaaaagccaaggTGGTTTCATAGggtaaaataatatttattgtgTGTCAGGACGAGAGAGTTCTACTCAATACATAAAATGAGTTGAAGCAGCACGTAATACTGACAATCAAGTCACAGCTGACTCGGTGCAAGAACACCTACCAAAGGAAAGGCACCAGGAGCTATATCACCAGACCTTGCTACACCCTACAAAGAATCACTAAGGCCTGTACTTCAGAAAGTACAACTATAAAGAAGTATATAAACCCCAGGGCAGGGATGAGAGAGAAGAGCTTGGCATCACGCAGAGATCTTGCTGAGCCAAGGGCTTTGGGCAGGCAGTGCAGGTTGGAACAGGGCAACAGCCCCATCTCAAGAGCAACCGCATCCAGAGGGGCTGCTGGAGGTGAAGGAAGTGCTGCTTTCCCGATGGAGGCACTGAGAGGGGCACCGGGAGTCCCACAAGGCACAGCACCGAGCCAACGGAGGAGCATGCTTGCTGTAACCACCGCAGCTACACTGATTACCCCACACGGTGGCACAGCAGAGTAGTGTCAGGACAGGTCCCCGAGCGCACCAGGACGCTGCTGCGCGCGTTCCTATGAGCTAGGTGAGAGGATGAGTCAGTTCAAAGCAAGATTTGCCAAAGCAGCATCCAGAGGAAATCTGCAGGTGGTGGAGAGCCATGGAGAGCACACCCTGCAACACATGGAACAGCGTTAGCAGGGCAGGCTGGGTTACACACAGCTtaaaatgaatcatagaatggattgggttggaagggacctcaaagctcctccagctccaacccctgccatgagcggggaccccttcccctggagcagcttgctccaagcccctgtgtccaacctggccttgagcactgccagggatggggcagccacagcttctctgggcaccctgtgccagcgcctcagcaccctcccagggaagagcttctgcctaagagctcagctcagtctcccctcgggcaggttcaagccattccccttggcctgtccctacaggcccttgtcccaagcccctccccaggttccctgcagcccctttaggcactggagctgctctcaggtctccccttcaggagccttctcttctccaggctgccccagcccagctctctcagcctggctccagagcagagctgctccagccctcgcagcatctccgtggcctcctctggccttgctccaacagctccacatccctcttgtgttgttgccccagagctggaccatGGCTGCAGAGGGGGTCTCCACAGAGAGCAACAGAgtggggagaatcccctccctcaacctgcagctcatgctctggggatgcagcccagcacacatgACAGCACATACTGTCTTGCCCTCTACCCCCACACCCCCATGTGGTACCCACCAGCATGCTGAGGGTCCCCAGGGGTGAccaggcagcagccagggaTGCAGAGGCTGCCCATTGCACTTACATCACTGGACAGACCTACCTGGCCACAGCCACAGTGTGCTGGAGGCCACCTACACCATCTCGTACTGATTGTTGGTGATGTACTGGGACAGGCAGCAGGCGAGAATGATGCCaaccaactgaaaaagagaaaagaaaacagatcagAGGTAGCCACAACCAGGATATGGTGTTTTTTAGGGGTAAAGCTTGATATACTGCTCCAGAAGCCCAGTATTATAAAATCCaagcatggacagtgggatttgCAAACCACAACACGTGCTGCTGTGCCCTGCTTTGGAGTAACTGAGAGGCTGAAgcagagcatcctgcagcaACCAGCCAAGCAAGCTCCCCACACGAGACGCTCCTCAGCCCATCCTGTTACATTTTGCTTCATGAAGCATCTACTGTTTTATGGCAATTCTGGAGATTACACAGATCTGAGGAGCATCACAGCCAATTACACAGCCACTAGAGAACAGCAGCCACCTCTCCCCGTGGCAAGGACAAGGTTGGTGTTTTCCCATCAGCATCTGAAGGACACACTCTTGTTATCACACCATGTCctcccagcccctctgcagACATTTGGGGCCACATCCTACTGGAGTCTGACCTACACAAGCAGAGTTAAAGGCACATTTGCATGATGGGTCCCAGCCGGCCGCACGGCTCAGCAAGGCTTGCTGGAAGAGGGATTAAAGCCAGGAACCGGTTACAATTCCCAAGCCTGGCATCAGCGAGGATAACTCGGTATCTGGGAGCATGCAGCTCACCACTGTCCATATGTCGTCACGTCTCGGTGACCCCACAGCTCACTGAGGAGGACAGTGTGGTCAGTGGTGCAGCACCTCCAGCTCTTGGTCTCTCCCAGTTCCATCCAAAAGCATTTGGAAGCACAAgctgcagccaggagctgctgctcccacctCTCCCCCAGTTCAATCCATCTCTTACTGGGAACACACAGCAATGTGCTTGTTATGGGAGGAATATCCTTAATGGGGCTCCTTCCCCCCGTGCTGGCACAGGTCGACTTCCACTGGAAGTTCATACCACAGCCTGTACGTGCTGGATAACAAAGGTGAATTCCAGCCCCTCCGAAGTCAAGGCCATCCCAGagcccaggctgcagagcaTCGGAAAACCCTCGGCACTTCGGGAAACCCCACCACGACGTCAGCGTGCCCAACGCTCAGTCTACAGGAGGGGCCCCTTGTTTCCTGATGGGATAAagcctgctggagcaggggctggcgagcgcgctgctgctgcagctcctgcaggaagtGTCCCGCGGGATAAAGGAGGGCTTGCAGAGAAGGACACAGAGGACAGGGTAAATGGTACAAGTGGTGCCCTCCACAGGCACTCACAGGGATGCAGCCACGCTGAAGTGATGCCAAAGCACCTCCCTGATGAAAAGGAAGGTCAGTGGCTAGGAAAAGGAAGGGCACACATCTGATCCCAACAGCAAACGCAGGGCGTTTGCCCAAGACTGGCTCTATCTGGTTTTCCCTGAAGACGGCTGTTTGAGGCAGGAGCTCTGTTCTCAAACAGCCTGGGCTCCCGGAAACAGAGCTGGCGCTTCAGCACGGGGTTTAAGAGACTGGGGACAGCACAACAGTGAGGCTAAACCCAAGGGGAACCTGCAGAATAGCTGCTCCTCCCTGGCTGACACAGGCCGTGCCTTCTGTACACGCACCAGCCTTTGTGCAGGAGTTAAATACGTCCAGAGACACAACAGTGCCAGCGCTCCTCCTGCGCCAGGCAAGGCAGGCTTACCTGGGAGCAGGCAGTGCCAAAGGAGATTCCAGCCACAACGCCCATCTTCGACTCCATCACTGACGTGACCAGGAAGAAACACccctgcagaggagggaaagcagGCACGTGGCTGCAGTGCTTATCACCACAGCACGCACCAGCGCCAGGGGAAGACGCTCCCATTCTCCTGCCCGACCTTGTCAAAGTCCTTCCCCTATCAgtgagcagctcccagcccagcagcgTTATCAAGGAGAGGGCTGCCCGTGGGCTGCTCCCAAGGGAACTGGGTTGAGCAAGGTGCTCCTGGTCCTTGCCTTGGGGCAGTGACTCATCAGAGGCACATCCCTTGCATCACCTGCAGGGTGAGGTCACCCCTGCCTGCACAGCACCGGGGCAGGCAGACGTCAGCAGTGCCCATACTTCACTGGGAAATGACCTTCTTATTCAGCTGCACACAAACACTTGGGTCTGGCTGGTCCCTGAGCTccaagggaggagaggaggggacaTGAGACACAAGGAAGGGCTCATTTCTCTGTACCATACCCCTGCATCCACCCTAGGGGAatccctgggctgcagggagcagttCTTTCCAGCTTCATCAGGAAGGACAAGCCCTTCTCCACCcatccagctctgccctgcccaCCTCCAGGACAGGCAGGGGGATTTGCTGAGCTTCACTTACATCCACAAACACTTTCAGCTTGGCCTTGCCCAGGTCTTTCAGGTCCTCCTCTGCGCAGTCGTCCTGGctcttgcagcagctctgcgggATGCCTCTCTGGGTGAAGTATTCAGTTCTCTCCCAGTCCGAGTAGTTCTGCACcccacagcagtgcagctggaggGGGAAGGACAGTCACCCATATCCTACCATCACCCCCATGCCCTTACCTCCCCACAAATTGCCCCCCCATCTCACCCAGCATCTCCCAAACTCAAACCTCCATGGTGCAGAACCATTCTCCCACCAGCACTGTGGAGCACTCACGGTTCTCTGGATGGTGTCAACAGCCTCGCTGTGCCGATCTGCAGTCACGTTATAGtccttcaaggccaggttgaggTTACTCTCAAAGGTGGTCTTGATCTGCAAAAGAGAGGGCTCTGCGGTGCTGCCGTCGCCTCCCGTGCTTGGGGACCCGTGGCCCCATGTTAGTCACCTCTTGGTGATGGCAGGAATGAGTGTGGCCATGGCCAGCAGACGTTCCCTGTCCTCAGGCAGGTAAAGGCTGTTTTCAAGGGCAGGCTGGGATGCTGCGTGTGTGTAATAACAAGGATGTGCGTGGTGCCAGCTCCCCCCAAGAGGCTGCTCCGTGGTGCAGGAAGCCTCAGAGGCtttcatttaataatttaattacagaaattaCCGTAGGAGATAGACCAAAGCCAGGAATTAAAGTCCAGGCTACTCGGCCTGTTCTGGTGGAGGGGCAGCGTGCACCCAGCCTATCCCCTATGGGGACCTTATGGGTCTTTCaggaccaggttggacacaggggcttggagcaagctgctccagaggaaggggtccctgcctgtggcaggggttggagctggaggagctttaaggttccttctaaaccaaaccattccatgctCTATGGTCCTACAGGGACCAAGCTGCTCTTTGGGCCGGTTTAAACCCATTTTAGCTAAAGCAAGCACTGCTCCCACTGGTCCCTCCAGTGCCATCACTGTACCTGGGTTAACACCAGCACCAGACTGGCTCCACATCCCCAGCACCAGACTCACCTCATGCCTGAAGACGAACCCCACGACAGCAGCCACCAGGACAATGAGGAAAATGAGGGACAGGAGCATGGCATACTGCGGGCAGAaaggatggggtgggatgggccggatgggatgggatgagatggggtGCGACAGGACAGGGCTGGGATAGGGTAGGATTTGTCAGGGTTGGGATGCAGTAGGGTGGGACAGGGTTGTGATGGGGGAGGATGGGATGTGGCTGGGATGGGGTAGAATGGGATGGGACGGGGATGGGGTAGAATGGGACGAGACTGGGATGGGGTAGAATGGGACGGGACTGGGATGGGGCAGAATGGGATGGGGTTGGGGTTGTGGTGGGGTATGATGGGACAGGGCTGTGATGGGGTAAGATGGGACAGGATGGGGTAGGACAGGATGGGGTTGGGATGGGGTAGGATATGTCAAGGTTGGAACGAGGTAGGGCGGGACAGGGTTGTGATGGGGTAGGACAGGACGAGGCTGGGATGGGGTAGAATGGGATGGGTTGTGGTGGGGTAGGATGGGACAGGGTTGCGATGGGGTAGGATggggcagggctgcggtgggGTAGGATGGGATGTGGTAGTGGTGGGGTACAATAGGGCAGGGTTGTGATGGGGAAGGATggggcagggctgcggtgggGTAGGACAGGACGGAGCTGCGACGGGGTGGGGAAGGCTGGAGCAGGATGGGCCGGGGCAGGGTgggccagggctggggccgggAGGTTGGGGCCGTGCCGGGACGGGTCAGGAGCGGATGGGATCCGTGGCACGCACCAGCTTGAGCATCCACGTGCTGCCGCGGCAGGTGGCGAAGCAGCCGAAGGTGCCCAGGAGCACCACGACGGTGCCGGCGCCCGCCAGCACGAAGGGGACGTTGGTGGCCTTCTCGTCCAGCAGCGAGAAGTACACGGCGAGGCTCACGCTGCCCCACACGCCCACCGCCAGCAGCACGATGCCCGACACCTGCGAGCACGGGGCACAGCTCGCCACTGTCGCGACACGGCGGC
Coding sequences within it:
- the TNMD gene encoding tenomodulin yields the protein MGGTARDSPEECRFLDAEASKGRKRTCSRYQVCGLLVSVLLISLILIFFGVKYLRNPAPRKVYDMEHTFFSHGERKKIVMEIDPLARTETFSSGNGSEEILEIHDFKNGITGIFFVGLQKCFIKTQTKVLPETTEAKIPELEGEEITTTYLEQSVVWVPGEKPIQNKEFLKSSKIFDICRNVTIYWIHPTPIAAPELANLEGAEEEDPELLVDNQSWLDRGSEHEVEKDAQPGPKRRARQLTEEDLPINDYSENGLEFHPLWDERGYCCAQCRRANRYCRRVCEPLLGYYPYPYCYQGGRVICRIIMPCNWWIARMLGRV
- the TSPAN6 gene encoding tetraspanin-6 — protein: MASPSRRLQTKPVITCLKSVLLTYTFVFWVSGIVLLAVGVWGSVSLAVYFSLLDEKATNVPFVLAGAGTVVVLLGTFGCFATCRGSTWMLKLYAMLLSLIFLIVLVAAVVGFVFRHEIKTTFESNLNLALKDYNVTADRHSEAVDTIQRTLHCCGVQNYSDWERTEYFTQRGIPQSCCKSQDDCAEEDLKDLGKAKLKVFVDGCFFLVTSVMESKMGVVAGISFGTACSQLVGIILACCLSQYITNNQYEMV